GCTGAGGCCGTTCCACGCTATCTGCACTCCGATGCAGAGCAGGATGAAGGCAACGACGCGAAGGATGCCGTGCGCGGTCGCGGGAGAGATAGTCCGGGCTATTTTGGGCGCATAGGCGTAACAAAGATAGACGAGAGCGCTGAGTCCGATGACGGCGATGAAGAGACCTACGTGGGCCAGGACTTTGTCTTCGAGTGTGGTCTGATCGGTGTGCACACTGAGGGTGAGCATGACTACGATGCAGCCCGGGCCGGCGGTGATGGGAAAGGTGAAGGGGTAGAAGGCTTTCTGTTGCAGGCTGTCAATCTCTGCCGGTGTGACGGCGGGGACGGCGGCTGCCGTTTTCTCCGGATTGGGAGTGCTGTCCGGTTGATTCAGGAGCGACCAGGCGATCATGGCAATGACGATTCCGCCTGAGACTTGAACGATGGGAAGCGAGATACCGAAGAAGCCAAGGAGATATGAGCCGATGAGCTCGATCACGGCGAAGAAGATGACGGTGTTGATGGCGATGCGGCGGGCGAGGCCGCGATAGATGTCGATGGGCGCAGCGCCGACGAGGCCAAGGAAGATGAGCGCGGAGCCGAGGGGATTGATGAGCGGGAGGAGCGCGCTGAATCCCAGGGCGAAGTATTTCCAGAGCAGAAACATGGAGGTCACGAAGTCGGTTGAAGTGAGCTACGAGCTTTGATGTGATTGTACGTCGGGTGGTGGCAGTGGATTGAACGTGAATGGGTGAGGACAGCAGGGTTTTTCACTTCCCCTCCGACTGTGGTCAGGCCGGGTCGAGATGACAGATTAGTGGCATGCTGCGCTTCGCTCTTAGCCGGGAGTTGCCGAAGAGGCTGGCGTGGCGAGGGGAAGGGTGATGGAGATGGTGGTGCCGAGGCCGGGACCGGGGCTGGTGGCAGTTGCTTCGCCGCCGTGTTGATGAGCTATGTTGCGCACGAGAAAGAGGCCGAGGCCAGTGCCCTTAATCTTGGCCATGGCTCGGCCGGGGACGCGGTAGAAGCGCGTGAAGATGCGCTTGAACTGGTTGGCGGGTAGACCGACTCCGGTGTCGGTGACGCGAAGTGCGATCCAGGTGTAGTTGGAGATGGCGAGCGAGCAGCGGATGTGAACGCCATCAGGGGAGTACTTGACGGCGTTGTCGAGGACGTTGAGGACGGCGGTGCGGAGGTCTTCGGCGATGCCCTGGGTGTAGAGGCGGATGACTCCGGGGATGGGTTCGAGGGTGATGTTTTCGGCGGGGAGGTTGTGGCGCTGGATCGTGATGGCGATGCAGTCAGCTACGAGAGACTCCATGTTGATGAGGGTGCGGTTTTGCTGGCGGTGCCGCTGGCCCAACTGGCCAGCTTTGAGGACCTGCTCGACGGTGGCGAGGAGACGGTCGGAGTCGGAGAGCATGATCTTGTAGAACTCCTGGCGCTGGGGCTCCTCGAGGGGGCGGCGCTGGAGGGTTTCGAGGTAGAGACGAATGCTGGCGATGGGGGTTTTTAGCTCGTGGGTGACGGCGTTGAGGAAGGAGTCCTGGCGCTCGTTGCGGCGGATCTCACGGACGAGGAAGACGGTGTTGAGGACGACGCCGGCGATGAGAGCTGCGAAGAGGATCACGCCGAGGACGGCGATGGCTACGGTGCGCTTGTTAAGAATGATCCAGGTGATGTTGAGAGTGACGAGGCCACCTACCAGGAGAGCGCCGAGGGTGATGAAGAAAGCGATAGCTCCGCGACGTCGAGTGATGTTCATGGCTTGCTGGAAGTATAGCGGGGGTGTGGGGCAGGCGCGTACATCAATGAGGTATGGAAGTGGCCGGGAGGCGACGCCTGAATCGTGGTGAAGAGAAGCTGCTGTTGTCAACGGGCTTTGCGATGCAAACGTGGTGGCTGGGTAAGGGAAGGGCATCTAAAGCAGGAAGATAGGCGGCGAGCAGACGGAAGGTGTCGTAGTAGTCGTCAAGATGAATAGCGGTGGGGTTGTCTTCGGGACGATGTAGTATGTGGGCGTTAGATGGGGTAAGGCTATGGATCATGAGAGTGCAGACCTTCTGCGCTACAAATGACTCCTCGTCAGATTCCCCGAACCCGTCTACGTTCATGCCGGCGATGTGGATATCAAGAATGTGGGCGACGGTAGCGATGGTATTGACCAGCCGTGGATCGGATTGACTGATCCAGACTTTCGTCGGGCCGAGTCCGAGGGTGTCTAGATTAATCATGGCTTCGATGTGCGCTAACTGATCGGAACTGAGTTGCTTGACGTAGAAGCTGGAGCCGACCAGGCCGCTTTCTTCGCCAGTGAACCCAACAAAGACGAAGGTATGTTGGCGAGGGGAAGCCGCAAGAGTCTGAAAGAGACTGGGGAGAAGCGCCGCGCCGCTCCAGTTATCCACGATACCGTCGCCTTTGTCGACATGATCAAAGTGGGCTCCAACGACGATGGTTGCGGGTGTAGCACTGGGAAGCAGGCAGATGACGTTAGGTTGTTTTCTGGTGGGGACGATCTGTTCGGACAGCGTGGCCGGGGGACAGCCAGCTTCTATAAATAGTTGTTTGAGCGCTGCCTCGCGTTTGGTGTCGTTGCCTTTGTAGAGGCTCAGGTGTTGCTTGATGGAACTAACAGGGACAGCGACTTGTTGCGCTACGCAGGAAAGGGGGAGGAGTCGAATGACGATCGTCGCGGCCAACGCGATCTTACTTTGAGATCGGAGGAGCTTCATAGCTTGCTGGAAGTATAGCGGGGGGGGGTTAGAGAAGGAGATAACGGCGGGCGAGATTGTCCATGAGGTCTTCCGGGGCATCGCAGAGACCGGTGTGGACGGGGGAGACCTGAATGATGGTGCTGCGGGGAGAGACGAGCCAGTGGAAGCGTTCGCGTTGGCTGAGTTGGGAGATGGGGCCGGCGGTTGGATCTGCGGCACAAATTTTAGGGAAGGCTTCGAGGTGAGTTCGGACCAGGTCGAGGTCGAGGTCTGCCCAGAGGGCGCGAAGGCGCTGATTGTCGATGTGGATACGGGCTTCGAGGAAACGCTGTTGCAGGCAGAAGACGACGACGCCCGCGTTGAGGAACTCTTCGCGCTCGACACGGGGGACGACGCGAATGACTGCGTAGTCAAATGAGATGGGCGCGAGCACGGACGGCCTCCTGGGTGAAGATTGGGGATGCTGCCAGACGGCGGGTGAGGAGATCGAGATAGGCTGCGCGTGCCTCGGCTGGAGTGGGATGACTGGATTGAAGCCACTCGTCGGGAATCTGCGCGAGGATTTCATGAAGGAGAGCAGCGTTGAGGCGGGTGGTTGCCTGAAGCGCAACTTCTTCCAGCTTCGATGCCCAAGGCAGAAGGATGTGGCTGCGGACGTCGGCGAAGGGAGAGTCGGCGAGGCGCCCGGTGTCGGGCCAGTTGTGGTGAAAGTAGAGGGCAGCGCCATGGTCGATGAAGTAGAGCTGGCTATGCCAGTTGAGGAGATTGGCGTTGCGGGGGGTGCGGTCAACGTTGAGGATGAAGGCGTCGAACCAGACGGCGAGCGAGGCGGTTTGGGGGTCGGCTTTGTCGCC
The nucleotide sequence above comes from Tunturibacter empetritectus. Encoded proteins:
- a CDS encoding M28 family metallopeptidase, yielding MKLLRSQSKIALAATIVIRLLPLSCVAQQVAVPVSSIKQHLSLYKGNDTKREAALKQLFIEAGCPPATLSEQIVPTRKQPNVICLLPSATPATIVVGAHFDHVDKGDGIVDNWSGAALLPSLFQTLAASPRQHTFVFVGFTGEESGLVGSSFYVKQLSSDQLAHIEAMINLDTLGLGPTKVWISQSDPRLVNTIATVAHILDIHIAGMNVDGFGESDEESFVAQKVCTLMIHSLTPSNAHILHRPEDNPTAIHLDDYYDTFRLLAAYLPALDALPLPSHHVCIAKPVDNSSFSSPRFRRRLPATSIPH
- a CDS encoding HipA family kinase, whose product is MGRTLGLNIPELVFAHVDPALGRNEPDQEIRDLLRASAGLNLALDYLPGSSMFDPAAGDKADPQTASLAVWFDAFILNVDRTPRNANLLNWHSQLYFIDHGAALYFHHNWPDTGRLADSPFADVRSHILLPWASKLEEVALQATTRLNAALLHEILAQIPDEWLQSSHPTPAEARAAYLDLLTRRLAASPIFTQEAVRARAHLI
- a CDS encoding DUF3037 domain-containing protein — encoded protein: MLAPISFDYAVIRVVPRVEREEFLNAGVVVFCLQQRFLEARIHIDNQRLRALWADLDLDLVRTHLEAFPKICAADPTAGPISQLSQRERFHWLVSPRSTIIQVSPVHTGLCDAPEDLMDNLARRYLLL
- a CDS encoding MarC family protein codes for the protein MFLLWKYFALGFSALLPLINPLGSALIFLGLVGAAPIDIYRGLARRIAINTVIFFAVIELIGSYLLGFFGISLPIVQVSGGIVIAMIAWSLLNQPDSTPNPEKTAAAVPAVTPAEIDSLQQKAFYPFTFPITAGPGCIVVMLTLSVHTDQTTLEDKVLAHVGLFIAVIGLSALVYLCYAYAPKIARTISPATAHGILRVVAFILLCIGVQIAWNGLSDLLTPLLQK
- a CDS encoding sensor histidine kinase, which encodes MNITRRRGAIAFFITLGALLVGGLVTLNITWIILNKRTVAIAVLGVILFAALIAGVVLNTVFLVREIRRNERQDSFLNAVTHELKTPIASIRLYLETLQRRPLEEPQRQEFYKIMLSDSDRLLATVEQVLKAGQLGQRHRQQNRTLINMESLVADCIAITIQRHNLPAENITLEPIPGVIRLYTQGIAEDLRTAVLNVLDNAVKYSPDGVHIRCSLAISNYTWIALRVTDTGVGLPANQFKRIFTRFYRVPGRAMAKIKGTGLGLFLVRNIAHQHGGEATATSPGPGLGTTISITLPLATPASSATPG